In Leptospira perdikensis, a single genomic region encodes these proteins:
- a CDS encoding LEPBI_I2678 family protein → MSRNEDGSQSIFVKSTADSHIYLDSEKIGETFAASKIDSPAKDPNKRYKIRIEKDGFEPKEIEVEKEIHSLFGWNLIFLVGAPIGFAVDYFNGSYLHYNRWITVELDKKSNFKRNPDSETNLKFITKRDADKNLPVEVRFEKISHATYEKTDENGNPVSNSTNGILTPGGTYSNMATLDHGYYKVTGFFLQKDIHFTYNSSVTRIAKKPGTKVLKIPGGGVGIVCGTFDPINKISSFQWIHIPEFISRELAEPKDSQLFYLSKHCDQIYDINNYLKKS, encoded by the coding sequence ATGAGCAGAAATGAAGATGGTAGCCAGAGTATCTTCGTAAAATCCACAGCTGATAGTCACATTTATTTAGATAGTGAAAAAATTGGTGAAACGTTTGCTGCAAGTAAAATCGACTCTCCAGCAAAAGATCCAAACAAACGCTATAAAATTAGAATCGAAAAAGACGGATTTGAACCAAAAGAAATAGAAGTGGAGAAAGAAATCCATTCTTTGTTTGGCTGGAATTTAATCTTCTTGGTTGGTGCTCCTATTGGATTTGCAGTAGATTATTTTAATGGGTCATATTTACATTACAATCGCTGGATCACGGTAGAATTAGATAAAAAATCTAACTTTAAACGGAATCCCGATTCTGAAACTAACCTAAAGTTTATAACAAAAAGAGATGCTGACAAAAATCTACCCGTAGAAGTTAGATTTGAAAAGATTTCACACGCAACCTATGAAAAGACTGATGAAAACGGGAATCCAGTTTCTAATTCTACAAATGGTATATTAACACCGGGTGGCACTTATTCAAATATGGCAACCTTAGATCACGGATATTATAAAGTGACAGGTTTTTTTCTACAAAAAGATATCCATTTTACTTACAATAGTAGTGTAACGAGAATAGCAAAAAAACCAGGCACAAAAGTATTGAAAATTCCAGGAGGAGGTGTTGGAATCGTATGTGGCACTTTTGATCCAATTAATAAAATCTCTTCATTTCAGTGGATTCATATTCCTGAATTTATTTCACGAGAGTTAGCTGAACCTAAGGATTCTCAACTGTTTTATCTCTCTAAACATTGTGATCAAATTTATGATATAAATAATTACTTGAAAAAATCTTAG